The Hippoglossus stenolepis isolate QCI-W04-F060 chromosome 11, HSTE1.2, whole genome shotgun sequence genome includes a window with the following:
- the LOC118118206 gene encoding coiled-coil domain-containing protein 178 isoform X2 codes for MPDVEPLRYPSREGRPNQQDQADLQVVCSGRRRTCALLNSPSPCVNNAIYHMQELRMAVENWCQQIDQDKHQYSKTSRFQRRDSGTESMMSTELFVEGFAIMARESSPLSPLLKNINDVLGEVVGLIERLEADRQYTEEALHKEKRRKRFLESKVERVSLGKQQEHSSVVQKEHEACNRDISELKWQLKWEKEKLDMLQEKLSDTEVLNQHLHEDITFAKKQTPIVKENLDLQRTVINQINTAQAKADDVNSKTQSDLLMVQEEFKKMELEANNEKISLDHIVLTMETQLANTLEDLNQMTTLEKSLCAEIDVAEKTVALTEDKCAALKQRIPEMMELEKTETDRIFQLKCQIEDERQKNKKLKEKVMALQEDIERSKLNGEEEVSCIEEQFHSKRNALAALCKENMEYEQNVEDYKMKITESEKAVKQLRSQREQMLQKTLDNEEQWEKAKEEVTQVVARHSVTQTKLDEQEQLTFKEEQRARTEIENLKEDLTGRITVLELLQGQCADIREALQRQTRSSELTNQKLQKDFQEASSTTKALETKIEKIKKVTEHFEKIQFEHRNTLLDLEREKKLRVDLLRAAQDLHSATVKRCEDTQGRISDLTTKSKEYQDSSDELGKIVASVPEVIEELQSVVDAVDFRNKSAALIMSTLQSDINNCQRQTQRSMQTHTAHVTARRREMEETKEALKTALEENRQLATEYEGLKKILMEARQEEVSALSKKNHEHRSLHYYTQLSLLQKRMHKALVKYFKQRSLYSQAELDRCQALSQETNQKIKTAQEGLSGEIQLLAAFLKSLTDDSTTADDAGVNKQAGPDAARSNE; via the exons ATCAAGCAGATCTTCAAGTCGTTTGCTCTGGTCGACGTCGCACTTGTGCTTTGCTCAACAGTCCCTCACCATGTGTCAACAACGCTATTTACCACATGCAAGAGCTGAGGATGGCTGTGGAGAATTGGTGTCAGCAG ATCGACCAGGACAAGCACCAATACAGCAAAACTTCAAG ATTTCAACGGAGAGACTCGGGCACCGAATCAATGATGTCTACAGAGCTGTTCGTCGAAGGCTTCGCGATTATGGCAAGag AAAGTTCTCCATTATCGCCACTATTGAAGAACATAAATGACGTCCTGGGAGAGGTGGTGGGTCTGATTGAGCGGCTGGAGGCTGATCGGCAGTACACAGAGGAAGCTCTCcacaaagagaagaggagaaagagatttCTGGAGAGTAAAGTTGAGAGAGTTTCACTGGGGAAGCAACAAGAGCATTCCTCTGTCGTCCAAAAAG AGCATGAGGCTTGCAACAGAGACATCAGTGAACTGAAGTGGCAGCTAAAATGGGAAAAAGAGAAGCTGGACATGCTCCAAGAGAAACTATCAGACACAGAGGTGTTGAACCAGCATTTACACGAGGACATCACCTttgccaaaaaacaaacacccatTGTGAAAGAGAACCTGGACCTCCAGAGAACCGTCATTAATCAAATCAACACTGCACAAGCAAAG gctgaTGATGTAaactcaaaaacacaaagtgatctCCTGATGGTCCAGGAGGAGTTTAAAAAGATGGAACTGGAAGCCAACAATGAGAAAATATCATTGGACCATATCGTGTTGACGATGGAGACTCAGCTGGCAAACACATT gGAAGATTTAAACCAGATGACGACGCTTGAGAAAAGTCTATGTGCTGAAATAGATGTTGCTGAAAAGACAGTTGCTCTTACAGAAGACAAGTGTGCAGCCTTGAAGCAACGTATCCCTGAGATGATGGAGCTGGAGAAAACTGAGACAGACCGG ATTTTTCAATTGAAATGTCAAATTGAGGATGAAAGGCAAAAGAATaagaaattaaaagagaaagtaaTGGCATTGCAAGAGGATATCGAGAGATCT AAACTTAATGGGGAAGAAGAGGTTTCCTGCATAGAAGAGCAGTTCCATTCCAAACGTAATGCTCTCGCAGCTCTctgtaaagaaaacatggaGTATGAGCAGAATGTTGAAGACTACAAGATGAAAATTACTGAGAG TGAGAAAGCAGTGAAGCAGCTGCGCTCGCAGAGGGAGCAGATGCTCCAGAAAACCCTTGACAATGAAGAGCAGTGGGAAAAGGCCAAGGAGGAGGTGACCCAAGTTGTCGCCCGGCACAGTGTCACCCAGACCAAGCTGGACGAGCAGGAGCAGCTCACCTTCAAGGAGGAACAGAGGGCCAGG acagagatagaAAACCTGAAGGAAGATCTGACAGGTCGAATAACTGTCCTGGAACTACTGCAG GGTCAGTGTGCAGACATCAGGGAGGCACTACAACGACAGACAAGGAGCTCAGAGCTAACCAACCAAAAACTTCAGAAAGATTTTCAAGAGGCATCTTCAACAACAAAGGCACTAGAGACAAAAATTGAG AAAATCAAAAAGGTGACGGAACATTTTGAGAAGATTCAGTTTGAGCACAGGAATACGTTACTCGAcctggagagggagaagaaactCCGAGTTGACCTCTTGAGAGCCGCCCAG GATTTACACTCTGCAACTGTAAAGAGATGTGAAGACACCCAGGGGAGGATCAGTGACCTCACGACGAAGAGCAAAGAATACCAGGACTCTTCGGATGAATTGGGAAAAATCGTTGCGAGCGTGCCAGAAGTCATCGAGGAACTCCA AAGTGTGGTTGATGCGGTGgatttcagaaacaaatcagCTGCTCTCATAATGAGCACCTTGCAGTCTGATATTAATAACTGCCAACGACAAACACAGCGAtccatgcagacacacaccgcTCACGTTACAGCGAGGAGAAGGGAAATGGAAGAAACCAAG GAAGCACTAAAAACTGCACTGGAGGAGAACAGGCAGCTGGCAACTGAGTACGAGGGTCTGAAGAAGATCCTCATGGAGGCCAGACAAGAGGAGGTGTCAGCACTGAGCAAGAAGAACCATGAACACAGATCTTTACATTATTACACACAG CtctctttgttgcagaagaggATGCACAAAGCTTTGGTGAAATACTTCAAACAACGCAGCCTCTACAGCCAGGCTGAACTGGACCGGTGCCAGGCGCTCTCTCAAGAGACcaaccagaaaataaaaacagcccAG GAGGGGTTGTCAGGAGAAATTCAGCTCCTCGCTGCCTTCCTGAAATCCCTGACAGATGACTCTACTACCGCCGATGATGCCGGGGTGAACAAACAAGCTGGCCCAGATGCCGCCAGATCGAATGAGTAG
- the LOC118118206 gene encoding coiled-coil domain-containing protein 178 isoform X1 — MPDVEPLRYPSREGRPNQQDQADLQVVCSGRRRTCALLNSPSPCVNNAIYHMQELRMAVENWCQQIDQDKHQYSKTSRFQRRDSGTESMMSTELFVEGFAIMARVFPPLESSPLSPLLKNINDVLGEVVGLIERLEADRQYTEEALHKEKRRKRFLESKVERVSLGKQQEHSSVVQKEHEACNRDISELKWQLKWEKEKLDMLQEKLSDTEVLNQHLHEDITFAKKQTPIVKENLDLQRTVINQINTAQAKADDVNSKTQSDLLMVQEEFKKMELEANNEKISLDHIVLTMETQLANTLEDLNQMTTLEKSLCAEIDVAEKTVALTEDKCAALKQRIPEMMELEKTETDRIFQLKCQIEDERQKNKKLKEKVMALQEDIERSKLNGEEEVSCIEEQFHSKRNALAALCKENMEYEQNVEDYKMKITESEKAVKQLRSQREQMLQKTLDNEEQWEKAKEEVTQVVARHSVTQTKLDEQEQLTFKEEQRARTEIENLKEDLTGRITVLELLQGQCADIREALQRQTRSSELTNQKLQKDFQEASSTTKALETKIEKIKKVTEHFEKIQFEHRNTLLDLEREKKLRVDLLRAAQDLHSATVKRCEDTQGRISDLTTKSKEYQDSSDELGKIVASVPEVIEELQSVVDAVDFRNKSAALIMSTLQSDINNCQRQTQRSMQTHTAHVTARRREMEETKEALKTALEENRQLATEYEGLKKILMEARQEEVSALSKKNHEHRSLHYYTQLSLLQKRMHKALVKYFKQRSLYSQAELDRCQALSQETNQKIKTAQEGLSGEIQLLAAFLKSLTDDSTTADDAGVNKQAGPDAARSNE; from the exons ATCAAGCAGATCTTCAAGTCGTTTGCTCTGGTCGACGTCGCACTTGTGCTTTGCTCAACAGTCCCTCACCATGTGTCAACAACGCTATTTACCACATGCAAGAGCTGAGGATGGCTGTGGAGAATTGGTGTCAGCAG ATCGACCAGGACAAGCACCAATACAGCAAAACTTCAAG ATTTCAACGGAGAGACTCGGGCACCGAATCAATGATGTCTACAGAGCTGTTCGTCGAAGGCTTCGCGATTATGGCAAGag TTTTCCCCCCTCTAGAAAGTTCTCCATTATCGCCACTATTGAAGAACATAAATGACGTCCTGGGAGAGGTGGTGGGTCTGATTGAGCGGCTGGAGGCTGATCGGCAGTACACAGAGGAAGCTCTCcacaaagagaagaggagaaagagatttCTGGAGAGTAAAGTTGAGAGAGTTTCACTGGGGAAGCAACAAGAGCATTCCTCTGTCGTCCAAAAAG AGCATGAGGCTTGCAACAGAGACATCAGTGAACTGAAGTGGCAGCTAAAATGGGAAAAAGAGAAGCTGGACATGCTCCAAGAGAAACTATCAGACACAGAGGTGTTGAACCAGCATTTACACGAGGACATCACCTttgccaaaaaacaaacacccatTGTGAAAGAGAACCTGGACCTCCAGAGAACCGTCATTAATCAAATCAACACTGCACAAGCAAAG gctgaTGATGTAaactcaaaaacacaaagtgatctCCTGATGGTCCAGGAGGAGTTTAAAAAGATGGAACTGGAAGCCAACAATGAGAAAATATCATTGGACCATATCGTGTTGACGATGGAGACTCAGCTGGCAAACACATT gGAAGATTTAAACCAGATGACGACGCTTGAGAAAAGTCTATGTGCTGAAATAGATGTTGCTGAAAAGACAGTTGCTCTTACAGAAGACAAGTGTGCAGCCTTGAAGCAACGTATCCCTGAGATGATGGAGCTGGAGAAAACTGAGACAGACCGG ATTTTTCAATTGAAATGTCAAATTGAGGATGAAAGGCAAAAGAATaagaaattaaaagagaaagtaaTGGCATTGCAAGAGGATATCGAGAGATCT AAACTTAATGGGGAAGAAGAGGTTTCCTGCATAGAAGAGCAGTTCCATTCCAAACGTAATGCTCTCGCAGCTCTctgtaaagaaaacatggaGTATGAGCAGAATGTTGAAGACTACAAGATGAAAATTACTGAGAG TGAGAAAGCAGTGAAGCAGCTGCGCTCGCAGAGGGAGCAGATGCTCCAGAAAACCCTTGACAATGAAGAGCAGTGGGAAAAGGCCAAGGAGGAGGTGACCCAAGTTGTCGCCCGGCACAGTGTCACCCAGACCAAGCTGGACGAGCAGGAGCAGCTCACCTTCAAGGAGGAACAGAGGGCCAGG acagagatagaAAACCTGAAGGAAGATCTGACAGGTCGAATAACTGTCCTGGAACTACTGCAG GGTCAGTGTGCAGACATCAGGGAGGCACTACAACGACAGACAAGGAGCTCAGAGCTAACCAACCAAAAACTTCAGAAAGATTTTCAAGAGGCATCTTCAACAACAAAGGCACTAGAGACAAAAATTGAG AAAATCAAAAAGGTGACGGAACATTTTGAGAAGATTCAGTTTGAGCACAGGAATACGTTACTCGAcctggagagggagaagaaactCCGAGTTGACCTCTTGAGAGCCGCCCAG GATTTACACTCTGCAACTGTAAAGAGATGTGAAGACACCCAGGGGAGGATCAGTGACCTCACGACGAAGAGCAAAGAATACCAGGACTCTTCGGATGAATTGGGAAAAATCGTTGCGAGCGTGCCAGAAGTCATCGAGGAACTCCA AAGTGTGGTTGATGCGGTGgatttcagaaacaaatcagCTGCTCTCATAATGAGCACCTTGCAGTCTGATATTAATAACTGCCAACGACAAACACAGCGAtccatgcagacacacaccgcTCACGTTACAGCGAGGAGAAGGGAAATGGAAGAAACCAAG GAAGCACTAAAAACTGCACTGGAGGAGAACAGGCAGCTGGCAACTGAGTACGAGGGTCTGAAGAAGATCCTCATGGAGGCCAGACAAGAGGAGGTGTCAGCACTGAGCAAGAAGAACCATGAACACAGATCTTTACATTATTACACACAG CtctctttgttgcagaagaggATGCACAAAGCTTTGGTGAAATACTTCAAACAACGCAGCCTCTACAGCCAGGCTGAACTGGACCGGTGCCAGGCGCTCTCTCAAGAGACcaaccagaaaataaaaacagcccAG GAGGGGTTGTCAGGAGAAATTCAGCTCCTCGCTGCCTTCCTGAAATCCCTGACAGATGACTCTACTACCGCCGATGATGCCGGGGTGAACAAACAAGCTGGCCCAGATGCCGCCAGATCGAATGAGTAG